Genomic DNA from Chlorocebus sabaeus isolate Y175 chromosome 6, mChlSab1.0.hap1, whole genome shotgun sequence:
GGCCAGGCCATGACTGGATCTGCAGGTCCCAATACAAGCCTGTCATCCAGCAGGCGCTCAACAAAACAGGTGACCAAACCCATCAGGCCCAGTTTTTGGAGAAGGCTGGGACTCACCTTGAGGGAAGGGATGTCCTCGGCGCGGATGACGAACTCGTCCCGCTCCCGGAAGATGCCCTCTCCGCCACTCTCGCCGGCCTCCTCGTCCGTCTCCCCACACACGGCCGCCGTCTCCTGCTTCTTGGCCAGATGCAGGGGCCGGGTGTCCGGCAGCTCGGGGTCTTCAGGGGACGGGGCGGCGGGCTCCTCAGGAGGGGCAGCGGGTGGGGCAGCGGCTGGTGGGGGTGGCGGTGGAGGCGAGGGCATAGCTGGTGGAGGTGGTGGCGGCAGCGGTGGTGGCGGTGGTGAGTTGGGCGTGGGGGCCACCAGCGGGGGCGGCGAGGGCAGGGCTGGCTGTGGCGGCGGAGGGGGtggtggaggctgaggctgaggagtCGGGGCAGGAGGTGGAGTGGGTGGGGGTTTCTCCTCCAGCAGTGGGGGCTCTGGGGGAGACAGGGACATCAGGCCTGGATGTTATTCATCGTTCCTGGCACCTTTCCTCTTGTCCTTTAAACATCACTTTCTGTACCAAGAACCCCTCTGTCCGTAACTACCACTCAGCTCCCAGTGGCCCTTCTACCCTATCGGAGTCTCTACAGAGACCTACTCTGGCTCCTGTGGATGTAAAGGAGACCCGTCTCCCATCCCTAATCCCCTTCTCAGTCCTGAAATGTCTCTTTGTGGTCTCAAAGCCCTTGTCTGGCTCTTAACTCCTCCTCCTGAATGACCCTCCCAACTCCTAAGTCATCACCTCCCTAGCTCTACTTCCTCACCTCGTCTTCCTCCAAGGCCTCATCCTCCTCCCTCCAGGCCCATCTTTGTCCTTTCCTTGGCCTGCTCACCAGTGTGCAGACTGCTAACCCTTCCTCTGTCTGCCAGCTCCCTTCTTCAGGCCTTTTAAGAACCTCATaggaggcaggcatggtggttcacgcctgtaatcccactacttttggaggctgaggcaggcggatcacttgaggtcaggaattcgagaccagcctgaccaacatggtaaaaccctgtctctaccaaaaatgtaaaaaatgaaccaggtgtggtggcaggtgcctgtaatcccagctactcgggaggctgaggcaggagaacagcttgaacccaggaggcggaggttgcagtgagccaagatcgtgccactgtactccagcctgggtggacagagtgagactctgtcttgaaaaacaacaacaacaacaacaaaaaaaaacggctgggcgcagtggctcacgcctgtaatcccaacactttgggatgctgaggtgggcagatcacgaagtaaggagtttgagaccagcttggccaacatagtgaaaccccatctctactaaaaatacaaaaaattagctgggtatggtggcacgcacctgtagtcccagctacttgggaggctgaggcaggagaatcacttgaacctggaaggcagaggttgcagtgagccaagattgcgccactaaactccagcctgggtgacagagcgagactctgtctcacaaaaagacaaaacaagacaaaacaaaaacctcacagggtctttttgttttgtttggggggttttttgtttaaaaagaccCTGtcttagggtcttgctctgtcacccaggctggagtatagtggctcaatcatggttcaccacagcctcaacctcctgggctcaagtgatcctcctgtctcagcctcccaaagtgtgctaggattacaggtgttgcccactgtgccctgcctgtcatggttttttttttaacactcccCTCTAACTCCTTGAAATCTCACCCAACCCGTAAAACTGCTGCTTCCCCGTCCTTGTATCCTTGGCCATGGCCCTTCCAAGCCCTTCAAAGGCTCTCTTAGCCTGGTTGTTCTCTTCTGCAATGACCCTGTCAGCTTTGGCCTCATCCCTTCTTctcacctccccactccccattccCCAACTTTCTACACCCCCCAAAAGCTCCCTCCATTTCCCAAGTCCCCTCTATGCCCTCCTGTAAGCTCCCACCTCTCATCTCCCAATGCCTCTGTTTCTGCCATTAACACCCCTTAAGCTGCGTCCAAAGCCAGAGCACAACCTAAACCCTTCCTGTGCCCCTAGTCTTGCCTTCCGCTGCCCACTCCCAAGGCCCATCACCCTCCCCAAGTCTTTCTCTGCCCCCAGACATCTTTCTGTACCTTCACACGTGGCTGACTCCGAGCCCTCCTCAgtacccccacctcccaccattCAGAACCTGAGTAGCCCCTCTCCTGTAACTCATCACCTGCCCTGTCTCCTTGCATTCTCCAGTATCTGCCTTGGGGCCCCTCCTAGTCCACTTAGCACCTCTGGGTGAATTAGAACAAGATACACACCTTCCTCAAAATGCCTGCGTAATCAGGAAAGTCCCTTCATAAATATGCAAGCTTGTACCATCTACGTGAATGGTGTCTCTTAAACAGTGCGTAACCTGCACAACTGTATCTAGTGACCGTGATAACCTTTAAGCTCCACTCTACTCCCAGACCACCTTCCCAGAGCTCACCAGGAGTGCCATTGCCGTTGGCACTGGGGAGCCCCGGAAGAGGGGGTGGCCCTGGAACTGCAGCTGCGGGGGCCAAGGGCGGCCCATCTGGGGTGGAGGTGTCCTTTGGCCCAGCAAGGGGTGGGTCATCGAGGGCAGAGATGGCCGAGGAGATACTCTCCTGCAGGTCTCGGTTCTTGGCGACAGAGTCTTCCTCGTCCGAGGAGAAGGAGGGCAGTGTCTCAAGGTTCCGCTTCAGCTCCTCATCCAGTCGCTTGCAGGGTGAAgggcagcccagccccagcccttcaCTCTCCGCAGCCTCCAGGGCGCCCCCAAGCCCGAAGGCTCCAGAAGGTGGGGGATGTGGCACAGCGGGGGTGGCAgggggctggggctgcaggccTCGGGCTGGAACAGAGGGTGGCACGCTCTTGGGAGGGCTGAGCGGAGGTGTCAGGCCCGCCTGGTAAAGTGGTGGGTGGCGCTTGCCTGACTTGAGGAAGTCCAAGAAGGAGGCCATGAAACCCGACTTCATCTCCGGCTGcttctcctccacctccttgATCTTGGCCTCGATCTTCTCCCGAGTCAGGCTCGAGTCCAGGCTGTTGTGGTCAGTGCCTGATATGGCATCACCCGATGAGGCTCCCATACCCTCGCCAGCCTTGGGCACAGACAGCTTGATCTAGACATGGGAGTGGCGGGCCGTGAGGGCCCAGGAGTCTGGGCCCCCAGTCCCATCCCCCCTCAGCCCCCAAAAATCCAAATTTACAGGTGCTCAGCCCATGAATTTCTAGAATTCAAACCTGCAAACCCCTTGTCTTAGATTCTAGGAGGACAAGACTGGAGTTCCTCGCTCAGAAGACCAGGAACTTGGACTCACTGAGCTCTTCACTTACAGCCCAGTTCAGGTCCCCAGACCTGCTTCCCATGAAACCCAGGAACGTAGGACCCCTGAATGCCCATCATTTGGGATATAGAAGCTAAAAGCAGGCAatccgggtgaggtggctcacgcctataatcccagcacctcgggaggctgaggcaggcggatcacttgaggttaggagtttcaaaccagcctggccaacgtagtaaaaccccatctctattaaaaatacaaaaataaaataaaaattagccgagtgtggtggcgggtgcctgtaatcccagctactcaagaggctgaggcaggagaatctcctgaacccaagaggtggaggttgcagtgagccaagatcatgccactgcactccagcctgggtgatagaaactctcacaaaaaaaaaaaaaaaaaaaaaaaaaaaaaaaaggctaaaagcCTAAGCCCCAACCTCCTGCCTCTCCCTAAAcccataattttctttatttcttgagacagggtctcactctgtggcccaggccacagtgcagtgatgcaatcatagctcactgcagccttgaactctagggctcaagagatactcccacctcagcctctgagtagctgggactataggtacacacaGCCACATCTgactaaatttttgtgtttttaatagaaaccagggtctcactacgttaaccaggctggtctcaaacatctggcttcaagagatccttccgcctcagtctcctgaagtgctgggattacaggcatgaaccaccgtggcCAGCCTAGATTCAGAACCTCAGTTCTTAGGTCTGTCAGTGGAACCCTGAAATTCCTCACCTAACTTCCTCACAGATTTTAGGAATATAAACCTTATTATGCCCCTGCCCCAGAAATGCCAAAGTGCGGCTGTaaacccttccttccttttaagaCTCAAACATCGGGCACGCCCCTCCTCCCCTATCCCCTACAAGACCCCATCCCCCTCACCTTAAGTGGCTTCAGGGGCTCCAACCGGGTGCCCCCTGCCTCCTCAGCCTTTCGACCCCGGCCTCGGCCCCGGCCCCGGGGTTTCTTGGCGCCATCGGTGGGAGTGGAAGCCGAGGCGGCCCCCGCAGTGGTGGGGACCTCCAGAGGGCGGATCCGGGGCCTACCCCGGGGCCGGGGCGGCCCATCACGCTTCGCCTTCGTGGGTTTGCGGCCACGGCGCCGGGGGCCATCTGGTCCCGGGTTGGGCGGGCAGAAGTCGATGTCCCCCAGTGGCGAGAGGGCCGGGCGGGAGCGGCAGCTGGAGACCAGGTCTGGCAGGCGCCGGGGGTTGAGGCGGATGTCGGCGGGCACATCAGCCTTGTCCTCGTCCGCCTCGAATTCGTACTCCTGGGCGTACAGCTTCTTAGGGGTCTGGAAGGGTGGGTCGCGGCGCCGCAGCAGGTGGAAGGAGGATGTCTTGAGCAGCTTCTTTGGCTTGGTAGAGCAGAAGATGGGCGAGGTGAGGCCACCCTTGGGCTCGGAGGCCGGCGCGGGAGGCGGTGGTGGCGGAGGCGGGGGTGGTGGCGCCGCCTGGTGGGGGCCGCTCTGGATCAGGCCCAGTGGCTCGGCGTTGACCGTGGAGGGCAGTTCAGGCGGCTTGTTGGGgtccaggcccaggcctggtgtCTCGGGCCCGGCTCCCGACGCCCGGCCAGGACAGTAGGGCCCATAGGGATCATAGGCAGGGGGGCCCGGGGGGGGCCCAGCGCCCGCCTTGGGGTCCCCCTCGTCCTCGGGTGGCCCGGCCTTGCCGTAGTCATCTGCGGCCCCTCCACCGAACATCTCCTCCATGGTAGGGAAGAAGCTGCGCTCCTCGTCTTGGAGCAAGGAGTCAGGGAAGCAGATGGAGGTGAGCGGCACAAAGCGCGGCGCCTTGGTGCCTTGCGGGCTGGGGCTGCGGTAGGCACCTGCGGGATCCTTGCCCTCCGAGTTTGGCGGGCCTACGCCGGTGTCCCCAGGCGCCGGGGGCAGCGGCTCCAGAGCCCCGAGCAATTCCTGCATGGCGCCTGGCGGCTCCAGGCTCTCCTCAGGTCGCAGGCGGGGGCTGGGGGCCGCGGGCTCCAGGCCGTGGCTGCGGAGGTGGGCCTCGAGCTGCAGGGGCATGGGTGGTGGAGGCGGCGGTGGCGGTGGAGGTGGCTGGGGTGCCCCATCGCGGGTGGCTGGCTCAAGGAGGTGGACGCCGACTTTGGAGGCGCTGGGAGAGGGACTGGGGGCATGGCTGAGGACCGAGGGGAGCAGCTGgggaggaggcggaggcagcaCCAGTGGGAGGTCAGGGCCCCCGGCCTCCAGAAGGAGGCCATGGGGAGTGGGCTGGGTGGACTGGGctgtgggaggtgggggtggtgggcTCTTTTGCAAGAAGGCCCCCAGCTCCTTGGCACCTGCCCCGTAGTGGACAACGGAGGTGGCCAGCCCCTCAGGGGTCTCGCCACCCCGCTCTggccctttcttcttttccttcagccTCCCCAGGCCCAGCTCCAGTGCCGCAGTGGCACCCTCATCTAGGCTGGCACTGGTGCGGATGACACTCTGCAGGTGGTACCTCTGGGGGTCTTCCTTGGCCAACTCATAGGGTGTACCCGGCGGTCCCCCGGCCCCGCCACTCCCCCCAAGTCCCTTAGAGGCATCTGCTGCCCCGTCCTCGCCCACCAAGCCGTCTGCCCCTGAGGTCCGAGGAGGGCTGGGCGCCTGCAAGAGATGCTGGATGAGGAACTCCTCATCCTCTGTGCGCTCCGCAGGAGGCCCACCTGGGCCCGCCAGCAGCTCCGAGCCATCCCCCTTGCCCTTGTAGCCACCGGCTCCGGCTGCATAGCTGCCAGCTCCCGGAGGTGCCAGGAAAGGGGCTGAGGCCAAGACTGAGCTCAGGTATTTGCCAGGGGCTCCTGGAGAACCGACTCCAGGCGGGCGGCCTGTGGCAGGCGGTGACTGGAGCGGACGAATGATGTGAGATGGGCTGGCCTCACCAccacctcccaaggagctgggtcCCCAGCCACCCCCATGGCCCGAGAGCGCTGGGGAATGGCCGGTACTGTAGCTGAGTGAGGGGCTGGCTGTGGGCAGCCCCTGGGAGTGGGCAGCTGGCCCTGGGTATGGCTCGCCCTGCACCCCATACAGCTGCCCCTGCAGCTGTTCCGGGGAGTAGCTCTGACACGTGGCCAGGCCAGGAGGAGGAGGGCCGCTGGGGGGCTGTGGAgggccccctgagtagctggggccttTGCTCAAGTCCTGTGCCTGCCCCGCTCCAAACCCTTGCCCATAGGCCTGGGGTCCCAGAAGCCCTTGCGGCTGACCAGGGGAATAAGCCTGGCCCCCTGCCCCTCCAGCCCCAGAGGCCTTCCCAGTGGCATAGGCGGCTGCCGGTCCACCCAGGCTCTGGCATTTGGGGGTAGCAGTCGAACGGGGTGGGGGGGGCCTGGTGGCACCCCCGGCAGCTGCTCCATAACCACCTTTGCCCGTCTTATACCCAGGCGACTGAATGATGGGGCGGTAACctccgccaccacccccggccccaCCGCCCCCCGCTGCCTCAGGGCCTGTGGCCCGGCCAGATGCCCCCGCCGTGGCTCCGCTGGGACCAGCCTTGCTAGGCTCCCCAGCACCCGGGGAGGGCTCCCCACCACCCAGGGGGCTGCAGGCCAGGTTGGCCCGGTGGCCCATGGAGGGGTAGCTGCCTCCACAGCTCAGATAGTGCTGGAGGGCATGGGCTGGTGGCGGGGGTGGTGGGGGCTGGGCACTGGCTGGCCGCTGGTAGTGCTTGATGACTGTGTCCTGGCGGGGCAGGGCCCGCTCAGGCGGCGGTGGGCCTGGGGCAGCACCCGAGAAGTTATAGAGCTGTGGGGAGGACTGCtcggcagcggcggcggcagcagaAGAGGAAGCCAGCAGGTTGAACTGAGTTGGGAGGTGgcgaggtggtggtggtgggtctGGGGGGCCAGGGCGGTAAGGGGGGGTCTGGGCTGGACCGAGACCAGCTGGCCCCAAGACACCGCCTCCTGCCAGGCGCTCAAAGCCCAGTGAAGAGGGCACCGTGGGTGCCTGAGAGGGCTTCAGGTGCAGCACGTCATGAGGAGACAGGAGCCCATTAGCTGGAGGGCTGAATGGGGGGTCCTGGAGGCTGAGGGACGAGGGCACTGGGAAGGGGCGGCTGCCGAAGGAAGCTGGGTGTTGGT
This window encodes:
- the PRR12 gene encoding proline-rich protein 12, whose product is MDRNYPSAGFGDPLGAGAGWSYERSAKASLVYGSSRTSHPETDILHRQAYAAPHPLQSYATNHHPAGLSGLFDTGLHHAGSAGPDASVMNLISALESRGPQPGPSASSLLSQFRSPSWQTAMHTPGPTELFISGALPGSSTFPSSSALSAYQHPASFGSRPFPVPSSLSLQDPPFSPPANGLLSPHDVLHLKPSQAPTVPSSLGFERLAGGGVLGPAGLGPAQTPPYRPGPPDPPPPPRHLPTQFNLLASSSAAAAAAEQSSPQLYNFSGAAPGPPPPERALPRQDTVIKHYQRPASAQPPPPPPPAHALQHYLSCGGSYPSMGHRANLACSPLGGGEPSPGAGEPSKAGPSGATAGASGRATGPEAAGGGGAGGGGGGYRPIIQSPGYKTGKGGYGAAAGGATRPPPPRSTATPKCQSLGGPAAAYATGKASGAGGAGGQAYSPGQPQGLLGPQAYGQGFGAGQAQDLSKGPSYSGGPPQPPSGPPPPGLATCQSYSPEQLQGQLYGVQGEPYPGPAAHSQGLPTASPSLSYSTGHSPALSGHGGGWGPSSLGGGGEASPSHIIRPLQSPPATGRPPGVGSPGAPGKYLSSVLASAPFLAPPGAGSYAAGAGGYKGKGDGSELLAGPGGPPAERTEDEEFLIQHLLQAPSPPRTSGADGLVGEDGAADASKGLGGSGGAGGPPGTPYELAKEDPQRYHLQSVIRTSASLDEGATAALELGLGRLKEKKKGPERGGETPEGLATSVVHYGAGAKELGAFLQKSPPPPPPTAQSTQPTPHGLLLEAGGPDLPLVLPPPPPQLLPSVLSHAPSPSPSASKVGVHLLEPATRDGAPQPPPPPPPPPPPMPLQLEAHLRSHGLEPAAPSPRLRPEESLEPPGAMQELLGALEPLPPAPGDTGVGPPNSEGKDPAGAYRSPSPQGTKAPRFVPLTSICFPDSLLQDEERSFFPTMEEMFGGGAADDYGKAGPPEDEGDPKAGAGPPPGPPAYDPYGPYCPGRASGAGPETPGLGLDPNKPPELPSTVNAEPLGLIQSGPHQAAPPPPPPPPPPPAPASEPKGGLTSPIFCSTKPKKLLKTSSFHLLRRRDPPFQTPKKLYAQEYEFEADEDKADVPADIRLNPRRLPDLVSSCRSRPALSPLGDIDFCPPNPGPDGPRRRGRKPTKAKRDGPPRPRGRPRIRPLEVPTTAGAASASTPTDGAKKPRGRGRGRGRKAEEAGGTRLEPLKPLKIKLSVPKAGEGMGASSGDAISGTDHNSLDSSLTREKIEAKIKEVEEKQPEMKSGFMASFLDFLKSGKRHPPLYQAGLTPPLSPPKSVPPSVPARGLQPQPPATPAVPHPPPSGAFGLGGALEAAESEGLGLGCPSPCKRLDEELKRNLETLPSFSSDEEDSVAKNRDLQESISSAISALDDPPLAGPKDTSTPDGPPLAPAAAVPGPPPLPGLPSANGNGTPEPPLLEEKPPPTPPPAPTPQPQPPPPPPPPQPALPSPPPLVAPTPNSPPPPPLPPPPPPAMPSPPPPPPPAAAPPAAPPEEPAAPSPEDPELPDTRPLHLAKKQETAAVCGETDEEAGESGGEGIFRERDEFVIRAEDIPSLKLALQTGREPPPIWRVQKALLQKFTPEIKDGQRQFCATSNYLGYFGDAKNRYQRLYVKFLENVNKKDYVRVCARKPWHRPPVPVRRSGQAKNPTSAGGSSAPPPKAPAPPPKPETPEKTTSEKPPEQTPETAMPEPPAPEKPSLLRPVEKEKEKEKVTRGERPLRGERAASGRQTRPERSLATGQPATSRLPKARPTKVKAEPPPKKRKKWLKEAGGNAAAGGGPAGSSSDSESSPGAPSEDERAVPGRLLKTRAMREMYRSYVEMLVSTALDPDMIQALEDTHDELYLPPMRKIDGLLNEHKKKVLKRLSLSPALQDALHTFPQLQVEQSGEGSPEEGAVRLRPAGEPYNRKTLSKLKRSVVRAQEFKVELEKSGYYTLYHSLHHYKYHTFLRCRDQTLAIEGGAEDLGQEEVVQQCMRNQPWLEQLFDSFSDLLAQAQAHSRCG